In a genomic window of Candidatus Nanopelagicales bacterium:
- the sufC gene encoding Fe-S cluster assembly ATPase SufC translates to MTTLEIRDLHVEVDADQESRQILKGVNLTVRSGETHAIMGPNGSGKSTLAYAVAGHPKYRVTSGELVLDGQNVLGLTVDERARAGLFLAMQYPVEVPGVSMSNFLRTSATAIRGEPPKLRLWLKEMRAAMADLSMDPSFAERNVNEGFSGGERKRAEILQMELLRPTIAILDETDSGLDVDALRTVSAGINRVREAGKTGFVLITHFTRILQYVRPDFVHVMRDGRITLEGGPELAAVIEAQGYEDLSTAGT, encoded by the coding sequence ATGACCACATTGGAGATCCGGGATCTTCACGTCGAAGTGGACGCGGACCAGGAATCCCGTCAGATCCTGAAGGGCGTGAATCTAACTGTCCGTTCAGGGGAGACGCACGCGATCATGGGGCCGAACGGCTCCGGGAAGTCGACACTCGCCTACGCCGTGGCCGGTCATCCGAAGTACCGGGTGACCTCAGGCGAGCTCGTGCTCGACGGCCAGAACGTCCTGGGCCTCACAGTCGACGAACGCGCCCGGGCCGGCTTGTTCCTGGCGATGCAGTACCCGGTGGAAGTGCCGGGCGTTTCGATGTCCAATTTCCTGCGCACATCCGCGACCGCGATCCGAGGTGAGCCCCCGAAGCTTCGGCTGTGGCTCAAGGAGATGCGGGCCGCGATGGCGGATCTGTCGATGGACCCGTCGTTCGCCGAGCGGAACGTCAACGAGGGGTTCTCTGGAGGAGAGCGCAAGCGCGCTGAGATCCTGCAGATGGAACTGCTGCGGCCTACCATCGCGATTCTGGATGAGACCGACTCCGGGCTCGACGTGGACGCCCTCAGGACCGTTTCGGCAGGGATCAATCGCGTGCGCGAGGCGGGCAAGACCGGATTCGTGCTCATCACGCACTTCACGCGGATCCTTCAGTACGTGCGACCCGACTTCGTCCATGTGATGCGGGACGGACGGATCACTCTGGAAGGCGGCCCCGAGCTGGCCGCTGTGATCGAAGCGCAAGGATACGAAGACCTCAGCACGGCAGGCACCTGA
- a CDS encoding tyrosine-protein phosphatase: protein MPLDSLPNARDLGGRPGAEGRTIREGLVYRSAALSEGRYLEPLTHLGIRRVFDLRTAGERNSRPDVLPEAARLIVADVLSDDPASGPASLGKIAQHAMTGDDGTDVDTEALRETFRTGYRSFVSMGSARRASREFLSAVADPYEPAILVHCTAGKDRTGWLAALLLLTLGTPWEDVLADYEASAEPVWSLFEPFQDTFLEHGGNLDAIKVALGVFPEYLEASRDQMLTEFGSIDAYLTSGLGLPADFRTRLAARMLTG from the coding sequence GTGCCCCTCGATTCACTTCCCAATGCTCGAGATCTCGGGGGTCGTCCCGGGGCCGAGGGTAGGACTATCCGCGAGGGGCTCGTCTACCGTTCGGCCGCGTTGTCCGAGGGGCGCTATCTGGAGCCACTGACCCACCTGGGGATTCGCCGGGTCTTCGACCTGCGGACCGCGGGCGAGCGGAACTCACGGCCCGACGTCCTGCCCGAAGCGGCACGCTTGATCGTAGCTGATGTTCTCAGCGATGACCCGGCGTCCGGTCCGGCGTCACTGGGCAAGATCGCCCAACATGCGATGACGGGCGACGATGGCACCGACGTCGACACCGAAGCGCTTCGCGAGACCTTCAGGACCGGATACAGGTCGTTTGTTTCGATGGGCAGCGCCCGCCGGGCCTCCCGGGAGTTCCTGTCAGCGGTGGCCGATCCATACGAACCGGCGATCCTCGTCCACTGCACAGCTGGCAAGGACCGCACGGGCTGGCTGGCGGCGCTACTGCTTCTCACACTCGGCACGCCCTGGGAGGACGTGCTGGCCGACTACGAGGCGTCAGCCGAACCCGTCTGGAGCCTGTTCGAGCCGTTTCAGGACACGTTTCTGGAGCACGGCGGAAACCTGGACGCCATCAAGGTCGCCCTTGGAGTCTTCCCGGAGTATCTGGAGGCATCCCGGGATCAGATGTTGACCGAGTTCGGATCCATAGACGCTTACTTGACCTCCGGGCTGGGTCTTCCGGCGGACTTCCGGACTCGCCTGGCCGCCCGCATGCTGACGGGCTGA
- a CDS encoding transcriptional regulator produces MKIQSEARQRVARSLLVTGPGTAFDLSGRLRMTPTGVRKHLDSLCEDGLVVAGSRPAFGRTPDRGRGRPPRIYSITEYGRDAFDQGYQDLALDLLRFLAEGQGESGISQFAKARAKALQDRYSAEVAAGASTNERVEILAAAMTRDGFAASLAPGTGPGIQICQHNCPILHVSEEFPELCREETEALSRLLGAHVTRLATIARGDGVCTTLVSEVPARDVPAQARRENVPT; encoded by the coding sequence GTGAAAATCCAGTCCGAGGCGAGACAGCGCGTCGCGCGTTCACTTCTCGTCACGGGACCTGGGACCGCCTTCGATCTGTCGGGCCGCCTGCGAATGACGCCGACGGGAGTCCGCAAGCACCTCGACTCCCTATGCGAGGACGGACTGGTCGTCGCCGGATCGCGTCCAGCTTTCGGCCGGACTCCGGATCGCGGCCGTGGCCGACCTCCACGCATCTACTCGATCACCGAATACGGTCGGGATGCCTTCGATCAGGGCTACCAGGATCTGGCTCTGGATCTGCTGAGGTTCCTGGCTGAGGGTCAAGGCGAATCAGGGATCTCCCAGTTCGCCAAGGCCCGTGCCAAGGCCCTCCAGGACAGGTACTCAGCGGAAGTAGCTGCCGGGGCATCGACGAACGAGCGCGTCGAAATACTCGCTGCCGCGATGACCAGGGATGGTTTCGCCGCGTCTCTGGCCCCCGGCACGGGTCCGGGAATCCAGATCTGCCAGCACAATTGCCCGATCCTTCACGTGTCCGAGGAGTTCCCGGAGCTGTGCCGGGAGGAGACCGAAGCGCTCAGCCGACTGCTCGGGGCTCACGTGACGCGCTTGGCGACGATCGCCCGCGGGGATGGTGTGTGCACGACGCTGGTAAGTGAGGTCCCGGCCAGAGATGTTCCGGCCCAGGCCCGACGAGAGAACGTGCCGACATGA
- a CDS encoding MFS transporter encodes MPLYTPRAAASPAPIARRRDVLFASAGAVMEWYDFMLFAYLAPVFAKVFFPGSAGPTALLETLAIFAAGFLMGPVGSFYFGSKGDRKGRKWVLTVTVGMMIFPMMATSMLPGYATIGIAAPILLLIMRLIQGFAVGGQYGGVMVVMIESASAGRRGRVASYATMTSGVGVLLAACVAASLTYLSTPAGLESWAWRIAYVFGTILTIIVFILRTKMSETESFSAMRRSGTLSPAPIRDTFRFQWRTLVKTVAISGYANVVYYMIASYIPTYLTVVYGFQSTKSLVIVSIFSAIFAISAPLWGSLTDRVGRKRPLAISVGFIILISVPCFAAFSTGSSGWTYLSVIALSLPLMAIWGSYGALGPEMFPAKFRSTGTTISYNIGNSVFGGTVPFAATALIAITGWNWSPALILLVGSLLMIPVLRHTRETAFCDLAALDASAPANKPGPSEMTAEPRA; translated from the coding sequence ATGCCCTTGTACACTCCACGGGCCGCCGCATCACCGGCACCCATCGCCCGTCGTCGCGATGTGCTTTTCGCGTCCGCGGGAGCGGTCATGGAGTGGTACGACTTCATGCTGTTCGCGTACCTGGCCCCTGTCTTCGCGAAGGTGTTCTTCCCGGGCTCAGCCGGTCCAACGGCGCTGCTCGAGACCCTGGCGATATTCGCGGCGGGTTTCCTCATGGGGCCAGTGGGGAGCTTCTACTTCGGCAGCAAGGGTGACCGCAAAGGGCGGAAATGGGTTCTGACCGTCACTGTAGGAATGATGATCTTCCCAATGATGGCTACCTCGATGCTGCCGGGATACGCGACAATAGGGATCGCCGCTCCAATTCTGCTCTTGATAATGCGCCTCATACAGGGGTTCGCGGTAGGTGGCCAGTACGGCGGAGTGATGGTTGTGATGATCGAATCCGCCTCGGCCGGCCGACGTGGACGAGTCGCCAGCTACGCGACCATGACATCCGGCGTGGGTGTATTGCTCGCCGCCTGCGTGGCCGCCTCCCTCACATATTTGAGCACGCCAGCCGGATTGGAGTCATGGGCGTGGAGGATCGCGTACGTCTTCGGCACGATACTCACGATCATTGTCTTCATCCTGCGGACCAAGATGTCAGAGACCGAGTCATTCTCGGCGATGAGGCGGTCCGGCACGCTGTCACCCGCCCCGATTCGAGACACCTTCAGATTCCAGTGGCGAACGCTGGTCAAGACGGTAGCTATCTCTGGCTACGCGAATGTTGTGTACTACATGATCGCCTCGTACATACCAACGTATCTGACAGTCGTGTACGGGTTTCAGTCGACTAAGTCACTGGTCATCGTGTCGATATTCTCCGCCATATTCGCGATCTCGGCGCCGCTCTGGGGAAGCCTCACTGATCGCGTGGGTCGCAAGCGTCCGCTAGCCATAAGCGTTGGTTTCATCATTCTGATATCCGTACCCTGCTTCGCGGCCTTCAGTACTGGTTCATCCGGCTGGACCTACCTCTCGGTCATCGCATTGTCTCTTCCTTTGATGGCCATATGGGGGTCCTACGGCGCCTTAGGGCCTGAGATGTTCCCGGCGAAATTCAGAAGCACAGGCACCACCATCAGCTACAACATAGGGAACTCGGTCTTCGGCGGCACCGTGCCGTTCGCGGCCACCGCACTCATCGCCATTACTGGTTGGAACTGGTCACCAGCCCTGATACTGCTGGTTGGATCACTCCTGATGATTCCTGTGTTGCGCCACACGCGAGAAACCGCGTTTTGCGATCTGGCCGCGCTGGATGCCAGTGCTCCCGCTAACAAGCCAGGCCCCTCTGAGATGACAGCGGAGCCACGGGCTTGA
- the sufD gene encoding Fe-S cluster assembly protein SufD, with product MMAATLPALATADPGPFDEPTGHEEAWRFSPLRRMRGLHAEPTENVGVSYAAQAPGAAEFSVLERGDERLREMAAPTDRISANIARLFETAAVVRIPDGARLDESVVLDAVGGSGGTSFGQVLVAVGAGARVRVVVRHTGSGAYAGDITVRLAEGAQATVTTVQDMAPKGVFAGRVRAILGRDTQLRGVAVTIGGDLVRHSTEVSFDGPGGDAELLGAFFTSAGQHQEHRLFIDHGEPDCRSDVAYKGALAGDKAHSVWVGDVLIRPGARGTRAYELNRNLILTRGARADSVPNLEIETGQILGAGHASATGRFDDEQLFYLRSRGIPPAEARRLVVRGFLGGIIRRIGVGPVVSALSDAIDKRLSVLDGMGESP from the coding sequence ATGATGGCCGCCACCCTTCCAGCGCTAGCGACCGCTGATCCGGGCCCATTCGATGAGCCCACTGGTCACGAGGAAGCTTGGCGGTTCAGTCCTCTGCGCAGGATGAGGGGTCTGCACGCCGAGCCGACCGAAAACGTCGGCGTCAGCTACGCGGCTCAGGCTCCGGGCGCGGCTGAGTTCAGCGTCCTTGAGCGTGGCGATGAGCGGTTGCGCGAGATGGCAGCGCCAACGGACCGGATTTCGGCGAACATCGCGCGGTTGTTCGAGACGGCTGCGGTCGTGCGGATCCCCGACGGGGCCAGGCTTGACGAGTCGGTGGTTCTAGATGCTGTCGGCGGGTCGGGTGGCACTTCGTTCGGCCAAGTCCTCGTAGCCGTCGGAGCCGGGGCTCGGGTGCGCGTCGTCGTGCGCCACACGGGATCGGGCGCGTATGCCGGTGACATCACCGTTCGGCTCGCCGAGGGAGCCCAAGCCACCGTTACGACCGTGCAGGACATGGCTCCCAAGGGAGTTTTCGCCGGACGCGTGCGCGCGATCCTGGGGCGCGATACACAGCTTCGGGGGGTTGCCGTCACGATCGGCGGGGATCTCGTCCGGCACTCCACCGAGGTGTCATTCGACGGCCCCGGCGGTGACGCGGAGTTGCTCGGTGCATTCTTCACATCGGCCGGGCAGCACCAGGAACATCGCTTGTTCATCGATCACGGCGAGCCGGACTGCCGCAGCGACGTCGCCTACAAGGGCGCCCTCGCCGGTGACAAGGCCCATTCGGTTTGGGTGGGCGACGTTTTGATTCGACCTGGCGCGAGGGGTACGCGCGCATACGAACTCAACCGGAACCTGATTCTCACCCGCGGCGCGCGAGCCGACTCGGTCCCGAACCTCGAGATTGAAACCGGGCAGATCCTTGGCGCCGGTCACGCATCGGCGACAGGAAGATTCGATGACGAGCAGCTGTTCTACCTGAGGTCGAGGGGGATTCCGCCTGCTGAGGCGCGGCGGTTGGTGGTGCGTGGATTCCTGGGGGGAATCATCCGCCGGATCGGAGTTGGCCCGGTCGTCAGCGCGCTCTCGGATGCCATCGACAAACGACTATCAGTCCTGGACGGGATGGGGGAGTCGCCATGA